In Balaenoptera acutorostrata chromosome 19, mBalAcu1.1, whole genome shotgun sequence, the following proteins share a genomic window:
- the IRF3 gene encoding interferon regulatory factor 3 isoform X3: MDLAPDGGPSSLTMAPENPPQLLLSPNLDVPAPCPKPGPPENPLKQLLVSEEDWEFEVTVFYRGCQVFQQTVFCPGGLRLVGSEAGDRTLPGQPIRLPDPAASLTDRGVTGYVQRVLSCLGGGLALWRAGQWLCAQRLGHCHVYWAVGEELLPNSGHRPDGEVPKDREGGVFNMGPFIADLIAFIEGSRRSPRYTLWFCVGQSWPQDQPWIKRLVMVKVVPMCLRALLDMARVGGASSLENTVDLHISNSHPLSLTSDQYKAYLQDLVEDMDF, encoded by the exons ATGGACTTGGCCCCAGATGGAGGGCCCTCAAGTCTGACCATGGCCCCTGAGAACCCCCCTCAGCTCTTGCTGAGCCCCAACTTAGATGTCCCTGCTCCTTGCCCAAAGCCGGGACCCCCTGAAAACCCACTGAAGCAGCTGTTGGTGAGCGAGGAAG aCTGGGAGTTCGAGGTGACCGTCTTCTACCGGGGCTGCCAAGTCTTCCAGCAGACTGTCTTCTGCCCGGGGGGCCTGCGGCTGGTGGGATCAGAAGCAGGGGACAGGACACTGCCTGGACAGCCGATAAGACTGCCAGACCCCGCGGCGTCCCTGACAGACAGGGGCGTGACAGGCTACGTGCAGCGGGTGCTGAGCTGCCTGGGCGGGGGACTAGCTCTGTGGAGGGCCGGGCAGTGGCTCTGCGCCCAGAGGCTGGGGCACTGCCATGTGTACTGGGCCGTGGGCGAGGAACTCCTCCCCAACAGTGGTCACAGGCCTGATGGTGAGGTGCCCAAGGACAGGGAAGGAGGCGTGTTCAACATGGGGCCCTTCATAGCAG ATCTGATTGCCTTCATCGAAGGAAGCAGACGCTCACCACGCTACACCCTCTGGTTCTGCGTGGGGCAGTCATGGCCCCAGGACCAACCATGGATCAAGAGGCTCGTGATGGTCAAG gTTGTCCCCATGTGCCTCAGAGCCCTGCTAGACATGGCGCGGGTAGGGGGTGCCTCCTCCCTGGAGAACACTGTGGACCTTCACATTTCCAACAGCCACCCACTCTCCCTCACCTCGGACCAGTACAAGGCCTACCTCCAGGACCTGGTCGAGGACATGGACTTCTAG